The DNA region ACATTTTCGTAGCCTAATTCTTGCCTGctttttaaattaaaaaataaaataaaataaaaataaattaaattaaatccaaaatgaaataaaaaaaaaaaaaaaaaaatttatttttttatacaaaaTCATGCGCACAGTTTTATCTTTTCACTATGAACATATTAAAACATATCAGTtgaaattataattttttattggAATGGTTTCAATTGTCTTAACGAAAATAgttacacatatatataatcattcttagatttttattttaaataatttttttttttctttaaacaaaaaggaatggtatatatatatatatatatatatgctGTAGAAAATGTAgtgtataaatatatgtatatattataatattatatatatatatataatatatttttttaaaaaatatataaataattatacatatatatatatatattatatatatatagactaatttattcacatatattaaaaacaaaatcgtttagatttatttatttttattattttattttattttttatgtgtgAAGGAAATATACATGGAAAACTATTCATGAAAGATTGAAACTTTTTAAAGTTTTATAATTTCCTATTTTATaagataattatatttatatttgaaaatttTAAGACTTCATATAAGTTTTAgttatatgaatatataatcaatatttttcaaacctttatatatgaaagaaaaaatacatttctttttatcctcttatttttcatacgaaataaataatatatatatattacttatatatatatatattacttatatatatataatttaataaaagCCTTTCctttgaataataatatttatatatatattacttttttcattataataaattctttgatgaattacaaaaatataaagattttccttaaaaatacaaacccaataaaaaattatttatataatattattttatattatatcgttaaaatttataatatgataaaatatatataaaaataacatacaatattaaatatatatatatatatatatNNNNNNNNNNNNNNNNNNNNNNNNNNNNNNNNNNNNNNNNNNNNNNNNNNNNNNNNNNNNNNNNNNNNNNNNNNNNNNNNNNNNNNNNNNNNNNNNNNNNttttttttattttaatttttttttttttttttttttttttaatttttttttttttttttttttttttttttttttttttttttttttttttttttaaggGAATGTTCATATCATtattgaatatttttattttttttaaatttaatttaatttaaaatttaaaaaataatatttttataatttataaaaataatttttatttttatttttattttttattccaaaaaaataaaaaatatatttcacAATTACAAACCTCTTATTTTTCcctattatttttttttcaaattgaaaaaataaaaaaactTATTCTTTcgaatattttattataaaaaaggaaattaaataaaattaataaaacaagaaattcaaaaaaaaaaaaaaaaaaaattaattatttttatatctttttatttaaaaaaaaaaataaaaataccttaaaaaaaaatatatatttataatatatatatatattacatatattatatattattatataataaaaacttttagcatatatatattaaaatattatatattatatattaatattatattattttattttattatatatatatatatatattatgtaaatattacctattttatattatatcattcttatttttttttttttttatctcTTCACATGTGATATAAGAAATTGCTTCGACAAAACAAGgattatatacataatatatatatatatattaaacatatataatatatatatattattttatttatttttttatttttatttatttattttattttattttttatttatttatttatttttttttttttttttttgcacatataagtataatatatatattaaatatatttattatataatatattattattcttttttttttcccacatatatataattattatatatatttaatatatatatatttatatatataatattatatatatttttatttttcgCTTTTTCTTCTGAATTATTGCCACCAAAGAAAGAATTGTTGCTTCTATTTTCCTGAAAATGAGCAGCATACAGAATGTAGATCTTTATGAAATCCTAGGAGTTAGCAGAAGAGCAGGTGTTAGGGAAATCACCCAAGCTTATCGAATTTTGGCATTGAAATACCATCCAGATAAGTTTTTAACAAACTTTGGGAAATCTGCTAAGCCTAAGGATTCAACTGATGCTACTAATCAAGAGCAAAATTCTGCGGTTGTGTCATCTGAAGTTGTAAAAGGTACTGAAAGCACAACTGAAGGGGAAAATAAGAATTCTGCAAATGATGAAGTGGCTCAAGTAGAACAAAATGCTGAGAAGTCTGAAAAGTCTGAAAAGTCTGAAAAGACTGAAAAGACTGAAAAGACTGAAAATGCTGAAAAGTCTGAAAAGACTGAAAAGTCTGAAAAGACTGAAAAGACTGAAAATGCTGAAAAGTCTGAAAAGTCTGAAAATGCTGAAAAGACTGAAAAGACTGAAAAGACTGAAAATGCTGAAAAGACTGAAAAGACTGAAAAGTCTGAAAAGTCTGAAAATGCTGAAAATTCTGGAAATTCTTCAAATTCCGTAATTGCTGAGAATCAAACAGTTGCTACTGAAGAGTTGGCTGATGAAGAAAAGAATCAAGAAGAAGTTAGCACAAACTGCAGCCATAACCAGGAAGAAGAAATGACATTGGAGAAATGTAAGGAAATATTCTTACAAATACAAAAAGCATACGAGATATTGAAGAATCCAGAATCTAGAGAAAGTTATGATTTTTTTGGATTAGATAAGAACATGGATGAATTCCAAACTTATTATGATCCAAAATTATTTCGTTCTCGTATCAATATGGAAGACATTCGTAAATATGAGAGTTTTTACAAAGGTAGTGCTGCCGAGAAAGAAGACTTGATGAGCTTCTATGAAAGATATGGTGGTgatttgaaaaatatacttGAGTATATACCCCTTAGTGAAACTCCAGATATAAATCGTTTCATTGCCATATTTGAGAAAGCTTTTGCTGATGGAGAAATTGTTAAGACTCcattatatgaaatatcTTTACCAAATATGCAAAAAATCATTAGTAAATACGAAAGTCTCAAGTTGAAAGAACAAGCTGAGTTTTCAAAAAATGCTGACAAGAAAAAATcaagaaagaaaaaagaagatTCACTTGAAGAATTAATTGTTGCCATCAGAAATAACGAAGAAAAGAGAAATCTTCAAATTAGCAACCTCTTAGTTAATATTGAAAACGAccacaaaaaaaaaaacaaaaaaagaaaaaaagaagaattCCCCACTGAAGAAGAATTGAATgaaatcaaaaaaaaattagagGAAAACaagagaaaaaaagaacaaagtagaggaaaaaaataaactaattatatttagttttttataatacgaaaaaatttatatatatatatatatatatatgcatatgtatttttatatatttttatatttttatatttacatatttttatatttttatatatataatgttcCATGTATTATATGCGGGAATGCTATTTTcccaaaaaaaatatttttctttattcataaaaaatatatatatatatatatgtggTATTATATCTTTCTATATGTCATTATgtatttttctatatagTATGTAGTAGTagattttttatttttttttttattgtaaatatgttacaataatatttcattatattcACAAACTTTAGAcatttgtttatatatatattatatatatatatatatatatatatatatatatattattgatatattaCAAATGATTTTGTTTATCTTTAACAAATTTAGACATAcatgtaatatattaaaatatattatatattatatatatatatatatatatatatatatatttatttatatttttcttttatatattttttcatcatttttcGTTTGTACGtatccatattattatatataatataatatacatatgatatatatatatatatgtatatatttatatattaataagtACATGTGTGTgatataaacatataaattatgaCCATAAATTAAAGActttaattataatatgttaaCATATGTATTGGGGGAAAACATCTATAAAtcaaacatatatattttatatatatataatatagtTAAATGTTTTGGtattacaaaaaattttgggatttttataaaaagtatatattatttaataaagcacatatatatatatatatatgtgacattcttattttttaaaagggtttgtctttttttaattttccTTAAGTTCGTTATTTTTCTTTGTATTCCTAAATGTATGAAACTAGGTATAGGTGttaatacaaaaatataaaaaaagatatgtcattatatatacatatatattatatatatatatatatatatatatgtatacatttTAAACGCGTAGTATCTTAAAGACTATTCAATACTTTTctctttaaaaaaaaaaaaatgatgagaaaaaaaaaaaagaatgatCATATAAATGTTCATATGAATCATAAGGATACTTATGATGAAGGAGAGTTTTTAAATAGAAAGATGGTTGATGGATTAAATCAAACAGATTTTTGCCCTTTagagaaaaatataaataaggacattccttttttcattaattatgatatattattaaagaATTGTAAGCAAGATAAAAATTATCTTGACCTTAACTTGGAAATTAATTATAACTTGGAAGAAATAATCGAGAATAAGGATAACCTTATCAGATGTTTACATAGGAAGAATCCTATGGAACATGTCAAAGGGTATAAAAGGGAAATACCTGATGATTATatgaaaaacaaaaaatacTATTACgacaataatatatatcatcataaaaatgatgaatattatcataataataataataataatatatataaacaaagGGATGATAAATATGATCGTAATAATTACtgtaataattttaaaaagggttttacaaatatattaaaagataagaaaaataaggaaaaaaattattatactGATACTTCATATTCTGATGATGAATTATCATACTcagataataattattattcagATAGTTCTGTAAATTCttatgaaaatgaaaataacAAATCTTTCAATTTTTCCCAGAGAATTacatatgataataatttgatggataaaattaatatatatgataatataacaaattatgtttataataataaaaataaaaataattgttattatgaaaatatggataaacaaaataaagattgttataattataaaaatgatataaaatatataaatcatagGGATACTGTTCTTAATGGcagtaaatatatagaggatggaaattatataaatgataaaaagaaaagaacagatatcattcattttattaataaaacataCAAAGATAAGCTAAGTAACAATAAATGTCATACATCCtttattcaaaatataaaacatacTAACCatgaaaaggaaaaaaCAGAACATTCCAAGTTTTCTGGTTATATCCAGCATAGCATGGCAAAGGATTATAGGCGAAATTTGGTTAACATTCATTAgtaaatgatatattatcaaaaagaaataataataataataaataataaaatatatacatatatatatatatattaatgaaaaatgCAAGACatattatgttatattatgttatattatgttctattatgttatatgatatatatttttttttcacttAATTTTTGTAGACTGATAGGtctattatttttaataaccATATGGAGAAAAACGACGACTCTTCAATAAACCTTGATTTCTTAAAAAGTAGTAATACATCAAACTGtaaaaaaatggaaatagatattttaaacaaatatgaaaagataatgaaaattatgaaatatttaagAAAGGTTAAAAGTAAATATCCTGAAATAGAAACTACTGTCTCCATTTTATCAAAccatataaaaaatgtcACTTTTAATTGTGAAAAAATGTTTGAGTCAAGATATCTGTTGAATGAGTTTTTAAAAAAgctatatatatatcaaatatatattttaaaaagtaaatataaatatataaatatatacatacatacatacatatatatatatagatatatatttatggTTGAAAGTATATACATGAATACTTAGTGATAATATGGTTATACATTCTTCGTActattttattatacatGAAAAGATATCAACAATGATAACCATTTTATATTGGAAGTGTTAAACATTATGTGTTATATCATTAATTTTTGTGTTTctttatacatatattttaactTTATAGAAATCGTTTTTAACAAATCAGATATTctaaaaaatgatgatacTCTAGAATATTACAACAAGCATTTTCatacaaataaaatgaGATTTATTTCAACTGATAGGATAAATAATAggttatattatatataaataatattataaatattttcatgatatatatatatatatattaaatacaTTACAGCAATGATCCAATAACATTCGAAgatattaaagaaaattcCTCATATTCAATAAGAAAATTAAGtaagatataaaaaatgaatataagaaaatatgaaataagttgttatatattataatacGCTAATTAAAAGTTTAAATGAAAACACTcagaaaaatatataaattattatatatatatatatatatatatatatattgattaatataaaaaaaaccTTTTATGCTTCAGATGAAcaaaaggaaaatatatttagaGAAAAGGGATACAATGAAAGACATAAAATCAAAGAATATACCAAAgataacaaatataataacgTGGGTGGATATAAGGAGAATTACCAATATACCAATGAATATATGAAAAGGGGgaataaaaatgatataaaaaataaatatataaatcatgacaataataatgttattCCTTATGATAACAAttgtatgtatattttgaataatGATATCAATAAGAATTCTGGTTATTCTGATAAACTGAAGAATAAATACAaagataattatataaacaagATATCGAATTTGGAAATGATTGataaaaatggaaataaaaataattttgaGGACATGcatcaaataaataaaaacatttcaaatgaaaaaagaGAAATTCTTATTGatacaaatgaaaaaaaaaaaaaaatatcatataagacgttattaatatctgaaaatatggaaaaaaataataataatttcgATTATAAAAGAGATAAATCATTTtctaaaaataatgtaaatgataattatacTTTTAAAGATAAATCATTTCTGAATAAGATGGATAATgttcaaaataaaaaactttttaaaaatgaaccaattaaaaatgaaaaaatcatttatgataatataaaaaagaaggaTTACTTGAATGTTAtagatgaaaaaaaagaagaagaaaaaaatcCTTTATCAGAACATGAATTAAATTTAAAGGCCCTCAATTTAGAAAGTAAAGATTTGGcaataaaacaaaatataatgaaagAAGAGATACATAATACTTCATATGCTAATAAGAAtgagaataaaaaaacGCATGTGTTATATAATGACGTAAATAAAGAATTGAGTGCTATTTCGAATAGAGACTCTGTTATACATGCATTGAAATATACACTATTAAATAGTAAGAgaagaataataaaataatcaaaacataaatgtatatataatataatataatataatatgatatattattaattattattattttcatgttcaatatattttataatattaagtacgtttttttaattttttatttaaataatttattaacaGAACCTCAAAATTTTACTACCCTgcaaaattttttatttaaaatcGATGTTGAGTTTGTTGAGTACAAGAATTTTGTTCTATTAATAAGTAAGAGTGTCAGGAAGTTACATTTAGAAGCATTGTATGGATTAAATGATTTTTCAATATTTGAAAAGGTAATTATGCATGATTAATAGAAATGTAACAAAATTTTGATTGtttgtaaataaatataaatgaaaatataaatatatatatatatatatatatatttatgtatatatttatacatacatatatatttttttttttatacatttatattgAAGGTTTATGGGAAAAAGGCTGCGCCTCGATTTTTGATATCAAAGAAAGTAAAAATGTTCTATAAGTATGATAAATTTTATCAAAAATTTAGGGAACTTGTAAATGTAAGGGAATTCAGCGGTATTACTGATGCAGTAGAAGTAATTTAATCGTAATTGTATgggaatatataatatatataaattaattttaaataattttatgaattGAAATGTAAAagaagatatatatatatatatatatatatatatatatacatattaatgtgtataatttataagataaactttaattttaaaatttatatcCAGTAGAAAACTGGAGAAAATTCTTCAATATATTcatacaaaaatatattttttcatgtTGGTTACTATGTAGCTGTGTATTATTTCCTTAAcgaaatatttaaatgaatatatacaaatatatattaatatcaaattgtctatatttttttcaaactatcttttttttattttttttccccatgaacattatatataaatatatataaaacataatataacataatataatataatgttaattatttatttctttttttagttttttttttattaattttttttttttttaatttaaaaaatttagctatttaaaaaaaaaattattacttgtgcatgaaaaaaaaaaaaaaaaaaaaaaaaatataatttaagaacatttttataaattatgattttgaaaaagaaagaaaaaaaaaaatgggtaaattttttttttttttttttttggttttatggaaatatattaaaaaaaaatatattttatgttgaatgaaaaaaaattcctaaccttattttattttttgtacatatgtattatatactatatatacatattgtGACCATGCAAGAAAATAATTGAATGTGTGTTTCTAAAAATTTACACACAAAATATTTCTACATAATTTTCTCTTATCCCTTGATTTATTTTcctatatttataaaagtagaagggaaaaaaaaaaaaaaaaaaaaaaatgtaataagTTGAAATAAATACACATTTTACTTTTACAAACGAAGAACATCATGATAATAGGGAGAAATGTTCATTGAATCCCaattctttattttatatatttcatatatttttttatctatatatatatatatatatatatatatatatatattttacttttttaattttattcttctctttaatattttatgattttttcttttattttttctcacttttttttttttttcttttttttttttttttttgatttaaTCTATACATATGTTTGTTAATAGtctaaaaaaaatttatattattttccagattgttattttttttctattttaaaaacttttaataaacaaataatatcTTATATACTAATTAATCTTAAATGATTTATACATTTTGATcttattcttatatatataatatacttttacgtttttatgttaataattctttttagtagaaaaaattaaaataatattaatattttaccaattatatatatatatatatatatatatatatttacatatatattttattcttcCAAATGTGATTGATAATATgaaatttaattaaaaaaaaaaaaaaaaaatggataGTAGTAGACAAgagataaaaataaaaaatgaagtgaaaaataaaaaaaaattaactAATACTTGTGTGTGTTcttttgaaaaaaataatgaaaatgcaaatataaaattattagGAAATTTCCACAAAATAACTTCTagtaatgataataaaaaagagGAAAAGACAATAGAAAgaataaaagaaaaaataataa from Plasmodium gaboni strain SY75 chromosome 14, whole genome shotgun sequence includes:
- a CDS encoding hypothetical protein (conserved Plasmodium protein, unknown function) gives rise to the protein MMRKKKKNDHINVHMNHKDTYDEGEFLNRKMVDGLNQTDFCPLEKNINKDIPFFINYDILLKNCKQDKNYLDLNLEINYNLEEIIENKDNLIRCLHRKNPMEHVKGYKREIPDDYMKNKKYYYDNNIYHHKNDEYYHNNNNNNIYKQRDDKYDRNNYCNNFKKGFTNILKDKKNKEKNYYTDTSYSDDELSYSDNNYYSDSSVNSYENENNKSFNFSQRITYDNNLMDKINIYDNITNYVYNNKNKNNCYYENMDKQNKDCYNYKNDIKYINHRDTVLNGSKYIEDGNYINDKKKRTDIIHFINKTYKDKLSNNKCHTSFIQNIKHTNHEKEKTEHSKFSGYIQHSMAKDYRRNLTDRSIIFNNHMEKNDDSSINLDFLKSSNTSNCKKMEIDILNKYEKIMKIMKYLRKVKSKYPEIETTVSILSNHIKNVTFNCEKMFESRYLLNEFLKKLYIYQIYILKKIVFNKSDILKNDDTLEYYNKHFHTNKMRFISTDRINNSNDPITFEDIKENSSYSIRKLNEQKENIFREKGYNERHKIKEYTKDNKYNNVGGYKENYQYTNEYMKRGNKNDIKNKYINHDNNNVIPYDNNCMYILNNDINKNSGYSDKLKNKYKDNYINKISNLEMIDKNGNKNNFEDMHQINKNISNEKREILIDTNEKKKKISYKTLLISENMEKNNNNFDYKRDKSFSKNNVNDNYTFKDKSFLNKMDNVQNKKLFKNEPIKNEKIIYDNIKKKDYLNVIDEKKEEEKNPLSEHELNLKALNLESKDLAIKQNIMKEEIHNTSYANKNENKKTHVLYNDVNKELSAISNRDSVIHALKYTLLNKPQNFTTLQNFLFKIDVEFVEYKNFVLLISKSVRKLHLEALYGLNDFSIFEKVYGKKAAPRFLISKKVKMFYKYDKFYQKFRELVNVREFSGITDAVEVI
- a CDS encoding putative DnaJ protein, which codes for MSSIQNVDLYEILGVSRRAGVREITQAYRILALKYHPDKFLTNFGKSAKPKDSTDATNQEQNSAVVSSEVVKGTESTTEGENKNSANDEVAQVEQNAEKSEKSEKSEKTEKTEKTENAEKSEKTEKSEKTEKTENAEKSEKSENAEKTEKTEKTENAEKTEKTEKSEKSENAENSGNSSNSVIAENQTVATEELADEEKNQEEVSTNCSHNQEEEMTLEKCKEIFLQIQKAYEILKNPESRESYDFFGLDKNMDEFQTYYDPKLFRSRINMEDIRKYESFYKGSAAEKEDLMSFYERYGGDLKNILEYIPLSETPDINRFIAIFEKAFADGEIVKTPLYEISLPNMQKIISKYESLKLKEQAEFSKNADKKKSRKKKEDSLEELIVAIRNNEEKRNLQISNLLVNIENDHKKKNKKRKKEEFPTEEELNEIKKKLEENKRKKEQSRGKK